The stretch of DNA GGCGGGGGCGCCGAGGTTGCAGATTCCTGGGTTCTTTCTGCTTATCGGTCGCAGCTCCGACTCACTTGCCAAACTCATGCAGATCGCGGACGGATGCGCCCATCCGTGCCGGAATTGCCCCCTCGGGTCACGCGAGGCCCTCGCCCATGACTCAGCGCACTTCGAGTCCGCAAATGGCGGCGAGGATGGTACCGGCCGCGGGGAAGTCATGTGAAGGGAGACGTTGTGACTGTTAGGGTTTGACGGCGACAGCTCCACGCTCGCTGTCGGTGAGAGTCGCGCGCGGATCGGTTGCGGCCGGGCTTGTGCCTCTGCTCAGTATCGTGGCAGCGGCGAGTGCGACAACGAGGGCTGCGATCCCGAACCAGGCGGCGGCGTCGTAGCCGGTGTCGGTGGGCGTGTCCTCACCGGCGGGGACGGTCCCGATCAGCAGGGTGGCGCTGAGGGCGCTGCCGGCGGAGTAGCCGATGTAGCGGAGGACTTGGTAGAAGCTTGTGGCGCTGCCGGTTTCCTCGGCGGGCACACCCCGCACAATCTGCGTGGGGTGGACGGCGAAGATGCAGCCGACACCGAAACCGGCCAGTGTCATCGTCACGAGCAGCATGATCAGGTTTGCGCGTGTGGTGAGGAACAGCACCATGGCGGCGATGAGGACCAGGCAATTGACTGCGACGACGGTTTCGAGCGACATCCGCCGCAGGAGGCGGCGGATGACTTTGCTCGCGGCGAAGCTGGCGATCGAATACGGCACCAGCATCATCCCGGCGACGAGGGTGGAGGCGCCGAATCCGTATCCGCTGTCGGTAGGGGCCTGGACGTAGCGCACCACCAGTGACAGCAACGGGTAGATGCCGAGGCCGACGAGGACGACGGTGATGTCGGCGGCCAGGACGGAGCGGTGACGCAGCAGACGCAGGTCTACGAGGAGGTGGGTTGCCCGTAGCTCCCACAGGGTCCAGCCGGCGAGGACGACGAGTGCCGCGGCGAGCATGCCGAGCAGGCGTGGAGACATCCATCCCCAATCGGGTCCCTGGGAGCACACCAACAGTAGGGCGGTGACCCACGTGCCGAGCAGGACCGCGCCGGTGACGTCGACGCGGTGGCGGGGACGCGCAGCGCTCGAGGGGAGGAGCCACACGGCCAGCAGGAACGCCACGCCGCTGACGGCTGCTCCGAACCAGAATGCTGCCGCCAGTCCGAGGTATTCGGTGACGAATCCGGCGATCGGGTAACCGACACCCAGTCCGGCGGCGGTGGTCACGCCGAGCAGGGCGATTCCGGACCCGACTCTGTGTGCGGGGAGGGCGTCGCGTGCCGCGGTGATCGCCAGCGGCACCAGTCCGAGGCCGACGCCCTGCATGGCGCGTCCGATCATCAGCCACCCGAAGCCGAAGGGCAGGGCTGACAGCACACATCCGATGCACACCACAGCGGTGGCGGACAGGATGACCGGCCGGCGGTGAGGTCCGTCGGCCAGTCGGCCCAACACCGGTGAGGCGACGGCGCCGACCAGCAGTGAGATGGTCAACGTCCACTGTGACGCAGCCAGCGAGACGTCGTCGACGTCGGCGATGGTCACCAGCAGTGGGGCGCCGAGGCTGCCGACCGCGGTGGAGACCACGCCGAGGAAGACCAGCATGGGTAGGATCGGACCTACGCCAGTTTTATTAGCTACGCTTACTAGTTGACCGGAAGGCGCGTCACTGACCGATGTCCATGACTTATACGTCACACAATCTGTTGCGTTATCCACACCCGCGCAGGCTGTGTTGATGTTGACATCGCCAATCCACAGTCGATCGATAGGGCCCTGCGGATCGCAGTGTCCGAAGGAGAAGGGCTCCGAGGCGGGCGACCAGCGGCCTTGAACCCGCCGCTCTAACGTCACTGAAACAGACAGAAGCTAGTCGACGCTTGTGACCGGTATCGAACCTCCGGTGATCGCGGAACCGTTGTCCGACAACAGGAAGTCGACGACCTTCGCAATCTCCGTCGGCTTCGACCACCCCTTACGGTCCGAGTCGGGCATGGCGGAACGGTTTCCTGGAGTGTCTATGACGAACGGCAACAGCGCGTTGACTCGGATGTGGTCGTCGATGTACTCGAGTGCAAGAGTCTCGACAAGTGCCACCACGGCAGCCTTCGACGCGATGTACGACGCCGCACCGGGAAACGGTCGACGTGTCGCGGCGGCGGACATGCAGATCACGGAACCTCCACCCCCCCGAATCAAGTGTGGGAGCGCGGACTGGGTCACCGTGTACGCGGTCCGGACATTGAGGTTCAGCTGTGCGTCGAGTGTCGCCACCGGCGTTTCGTGCACCCGCGTCCCCGAAGTGAAACCCCCGACGAGGTTGACGACGCCGAAAAGGGGCCGATCCGCGTCGTCACCGGCGATGGCGACGACGTTCTCGAGGTCGTCCTCGTCGGCGAGATCGGTGCGCACCAACTGCAGATTGGGATGCTCGGGAAGGCGGCCGAGTTCGTCACGGTTGATCCACGGGACCACCACCCGCCATCCGGCCATCAGGAGGTGAGTGGTGACCGACGACCCGAGGCCACCGGTTCCCCCGGTCACCAGAGCTGTGCGTGCCATGTCCTTCACTGTCCTTTCCATACCGGCGCACGCTTCTCGGCGAATGCGCGGGGTCCTTCCTTGGCATCCTCCGACGTGGCGATCCGCGGTAGTTCGTCGGACGTCATCGACCAGCCTGCGTGCTCGTCGGGACGGTCACCGTTCGCTCGCTGTGCGAGGGCAATCCGCTTGTGTGCCTGCACGGCCAGCGGGGCGTTCGACCCGATCTGTTCGGCGAGTGCGAGCGCCGTGTCCAGCACACGCTCGGCAGGTACGACCCGATTGACCAGATGAAATTCGAGTGCCTGCCGGGCCGTCACCGGTTCACCGGTGAGGAGGAGTTCCATCGCGACCGTGGCGGGCAGCTTGGCGGGGAGACGGAAGGCACCACCGGCACCTGCGATCAGGCCCCGCTTGACTTCGGGGAGTCCGAACGTCGCCGTGTCGGCTGCGACGGCGAGATCACTCGCGAGGACCAATTCGGTTCCACCACCGA from Rhodococcus opacus B4 encodes:
- a CDS encoding MFS transporter; the encoded protein is MLVFLGVVSTAVGSLGAPLLVTIADVDDVSLAASQWTLTISLLVGAVASPVLGRLADGPHRRPVILSATAVVCIGCVLSALPFGFGWLMIGRAMQGVGLGLVPLAITAARDALPAHRVGSGIALLGVTTAAGLGVGYPIAGFVTEYLGLAAAFWFGAAVSGVAFLLAVWLLPSSAARPRHRVDVTGAVLLGTWVTALLLVCSQGPDWGWMSPRLLGMLAAALVVLAGWTLWELRATHLLVDLRLLRHRSVLAADITVVLVGLGIYPLLSLVVRYVQAPTDSGYGFGASTLVAGMMLVPYSIASFAASKVIRRLLRRMSLETVVAVNCLVLIAAMVLFLTTRANLIMLLVTMTLAGFGVGCIFAVHPTQIVRGVPAEETGSATSFYQVLRYIGYSAGSALSATLLIGTVPAGEDTPTDTGYDAAAWFGIAALVVALAAATILSRGTSPAATDPRATLTDSERGAVAVKP
- a CDS encoding SDR family NAD(P)-dependent oxidoreductase, coding for MARTALVTGGTGGLGSSVTTHLLMAGWRVVVPWINRDELGRLPEHPNLQLVRTDLADEDDLENVVAIAGDDADRPLFGVVNLVGGFTSGTRVHETPVATLDAQLNLNVRTAYTVTQSALPHLIRGGGGSVICMSAAATRRPFPGAASYIASKAAVVALVETLALEYIDDHIRVNALLPFVIDTPGNRSAMPDSDRKGWSKPTEIAKVVDFLLSDNGSAITGGSIPVTSVD
- a CDS encoding crotonase/enoyl-CoA hydratase family protein, yielding MTVTESTTSTTPPALVEMRGHTMLITLNRPEARNAVNADMCIRVGDALEEAEADPNVRVVVLTGAGDRAFCAGADLKALARGESVIPAGREAWGLAGYVGHAISKPTIAAVNGPALGGGTELVLASDLAVAADTATFGLPEVKRGLIAGAGGAFRLPAKLPATVAMELLLTGEPVTARQALEFHLVNRVVPAERVLDTALALAEQIGSNAPLAVQAHKRIALAQRANGDRPDEHAGWSMTSDELPRIATSEDAKEGPRAFAEKRAPVWKGQ